The Raoultibacter phocaeensis genome contains a region encoding:
- the dsrO gene encoding sulfate reduction electron transfer complex DsrMKJOP subunit DsrO yields MKRRDFLIAGAALGAAGLGCLAGCSAPEADAAAADSGGVAGRHWGFVIDVEKFNRDADMEKIRTACHSAYNVPSIDDSKEEIKWIWEESFEHAFHEVSGEFLTSEIKESGVPVLCNHCEEPPCVRVCPTKATFKRADGIVEMDYHRCIGCRFCMAACPYGARSLNFSDPADHLDAVDPGYPTRMRGVVEKCMMCAGRIDKGEMPLCAEASNGSILFGDLNDPESEVRKVLDSSFSLRRRASLGTGPSVYYVLGGGEQHA; encoded by the coding sequence ATGAAAAGACGCGATTTTCTGATAGCGGGTGCCGCTTTGGGCGCTGCCGGGCTCGGCTGCCTTGCAGGATGCAGCGCGCCTGAGGCCGATGCCGCCGCTGCAGATTCAGGAGGCGTGGCTGGCAGGCATTGGGGGTTCGTGATCGATGTCGAGAAGTTCAACCGCGACGCCGATATGGAAAAGATCCGCACGGCGTGCCATAGCGCCTACAACGTTCCTTCGATCGATGATTCGAAGGAAGAGATCAAATGGATTTGGGAGGAAAGCTTCGAGCATGCGTTTCATGAGGTGAGCGGCGAGTTCTTAACGAGCGAGATCAAGGAGTCGGGGGTTCCCGTGCTCTGCAACCACTGCGAGGAGCCTCCGTGCGTGCGCGTGTGTCCGACGAAGGCCACGTTCAAGCGCGCCGACGGCATCGTGGAGATGGACTACCACCGCTGTATCGGCTGCCGGTTCTGCATGGCCGCCTGCCCCTACGGTGCGCGCAGCCTCAACTTCAGCGATCCGGCCGATCACCTCGACGCGGTCGATCCCGGCTATCCCACGCGGATGAGGGGCGTCGTTGAGAAATGCATGATGTGCGCCGGGCGCATCGACAAGGGCGAGATGCCCTTGTGCGCAGAGGCGTCGAACGGCTCGATCCTGTTCGGCGATTTGAACGATCCCGAATCGGAGGTGAGAAAGGTGCTCGATAGCTCCTTCTCGCTGAGGCGCAGGGCGTCGCTCGGTACTGGCCCGTCTGTCTACTACGTGCTCGGGGGAGGCGAACAGCATGCTTGA
- the dsrJ gene encoding sulfate reduction electron transfer complex DsrMKJOP subunit DsrJ, which yields MYKGGRIILFAVLFCLVALSPFLVNAFSASAGPEVSTDTPVINELKAKECVASTEYMKDSHMQLLDQWRNDVVREGSYEYESASGQIYEKSLDETCLECHSNREEFCDACHSYAGVELYCWDCHDNAGS from the coding sequence ATGTATAAGGGAGGAAGGATCATCCTGTTCGCGGTGCTGTTCTGCCTCGTGGCGCTTTCGCCGTTTCTCGTGAATGCGTTCTCGGCATCGGCAGGACCCGAGGTGAGCACCGATACGCCCGTTATCAACGAGCTAAAAGCCAAGGAGTGCGTCGCGTCGACCGAGTACATGAAAGACTCGCATATGCAGCTGCTCGACCAGTGGCGAAACGACGTCGTCCGCGAAGGCTCGTACGAGTACGAAAGCGCGTCCGGGCAGATATACGAGAAGAGCCTCGACGAAACCTGCCTCGAGTGCCACTCGAACCGCGAGGAATTCTGCGACGCGTGCCACTCGTATGCGGGAGTCGAGCTGTACTGCTGGGATTGTCATGACAACGCCGGATCGTGA
- a CDS encoding RsbRD N-terminal domain-containing protein, translating to MNTLYGEIESRRASILKAWRASFGTESQASGFAPKKGDNRFTDSLGYLIDESTNDALTWLVRGGGKESIPETLVDLCRLKAVQEASPSAAFGFIFDLKRAIRSTCGGAALASGTEFVQVEERIDELALFAFDWYSQFREKIYRIKFDEMQRSEGLMQRRRTAKRGECEREAV from the coding sequence ATGAACACGTTGTATGGGGAGATCGAATCGAGGCGTGCATCGATTCTCAAAGCCTGGCGGGCCAGCTTCGGCACCGAATCCCAGGCAAGCGGGTTTGCGCCGAAAAAAGGCGACAACCGATTCACCGATTCTCTTGGTTACCTGATCGACGAGAGCACAAACGACGCCCTTACCTGGTTGGTGAGGGGCGGCGGTAAGGAAAGCATTCCCGAGACGCTCGTCGACCTGTGCCGTTTGAAGGCCGTCCAGGAAGCGAGCCCGTCTGCCGCATTCGGGTTCATCTTCGATCTGAAGCGCGCCATCCGCTCGACGTGCGGGGGCGCCGCGCTCGCGAGCGGAACCGAGTTCGTGCAGGTAGAAGAGCGGATCGACGAGCTCGCCCTGTTCGCCTTCGATTGGTATTCGCAGTTCAGGGAGAAGATCTACCGGATCAAATTCGACGAGATGCAGAGAAGCGAGGGGCTCATGCAAAGAAGACGGACCGCGAAACGCGGCGAATGCGAAAGAGAAGCGGTATGA
- the dsrM gene encoding sulfate reduction electron transfer complex DsrMKJOP subunit DsrM: MKIVIPLALTVFLALIAWVGTEVLGLYALFGIVIPYVAVVSFVGGFVYRLIVWGRSAVPFRIPTTCGQQKSLPWVKQNKIDNPSSSAGVVGRMLLEVLVFRSLFRNTKTEKRGEAFGVGSAKWLWLGALVFHWSMLVIVLRHLRFFLDPVPAPLAAIEGMDSFLQVGLPLLYITDLLIVSALTFLFIRRVVVPRVRYLSLPNDYFPLFLLIGVVVAGIAMRYFLRVDITAVKEMAMGLVTLHPVVMDNVGSIFYVHLFLASVLVGYFPWSKLMHAGGIILSPTRNMANNTRMVRHVNPWNPEVEVHTYAEYEEEFKDKMVKVGLPLDAE; encoded by the coding sequence ATGAAGATAGTCATTCCTTTGGCGCTCACGGTTTTCTTAGCGCTGATCGCATGGGTGGGCACCGAGGTACTCGGCCTGTACGCCCTGTTCGGCATCGTCATACCCTACGTTGCCGTGGTAAGTTTCGTCGGCGGATTCGTCTACCGCCTCATCGTGTGGGGCCGGTCGGCCGTGCCGTTTCGCATTCCCACCACGTGCGGGCAGCAGAAATCGCTTCCGTGGGTCAAACAGAACAAGATCGACAACCCCTCATCGTCGGCCGGCGTCGTCGGCAGGATGCTGCTCGAAGTGCTCGTGTTCCGCTCGCTGTTCCGCAACACGAAAACCGAAAAGCGCGGCGAGGCGTTCGGCGTGGGCTCGGCGAAATGGCTGTGGCTCGGAGCGCTCGTATTCCACTGGTCGATGCTCGTCATCGTGCTGAGGCATCTGCGCTTCTTCCTCGATCCCGTGCCGGCTCCCTTGGCGGCAATCGAGGGCATGGATTCGTTTTTGCAGGTCGGCTTGCCGCTGCTCTACATCACCGACCTTCTGATCGTGTCCGCGCTCACGTTTCTGTTCATACGGCGCGTCGTCGTTCCGCGCGTGCGCTACCTTTCGCTGCCCAACGATTACTTCCCGCTGTTTCTGCTCATCGGGGTCGTCGTCGCAGGCATTGCGATGCGCTATTTCTTGAGGGTCGATATCACCGCGGTGAAGGAGATGGCCATGGGGCTTGTGACGTTGCACCCGGTTGTCATGGACAACGTCGGTTCGATCTTCTACGTCCATCTGTTCTTGGCAAGCGTGCTTGTGGGGTACTTCCCGTGGAGCAAGCTCATGCATGCGGGCGGGATCATCCTTTCTCCGACGCGCAACATGGCCAACAACACCCGCATGGTGCGCCACGTCAACCCGTGGAACCCCGAGGTCGAGGTGCATACGTACGCTGAGTACGAAGAGGAATTCAAAGACAAAATGGTGAAAGTCGGATTGCCGCTGGATGCGGAGTGA
- a CDS encoding precorrin-2 dehydrogenase/sirohydrochlorin ferrochelatase family protein has protein sequence MLQTYPVSLVLEGRTALVVGGGAVATRKVEGLVPCGASIAVVSPELTETLHALACERRIEWRPRAYTPTDLQGADIVFVATDDEAANARVYRDAAGKHLMVNVADRPELCTFFLPSVMRRGKLSVAVSTEGASPLTARRLRAELEERIPEGYEGYLDALQAQRSRVIEALPDEGARARFWQQVADSRMFALVSAGEQEAARALFESLLSEALRETEPRG, from the coding sequence ATGTTGCAAACCTACCCCGTTTCGCTTGTACTGGAAGGCCGCACGGCGCTCGTTGTGGGGGGAGGCGCTGTTGCAACGCGCAAAGTCGAGGGGCTTGTACCCTGCGGTGCTTCCATTGCCGTGGTATCGCCCGAGCTCACCGAAACCCTGCATGCGCTCGCATGCGAGCGCCGTATAGAATGGCGGCCTCGCGCCTATACACCCACCGACCTTCAAGGTGCCGACATCGTCTTCGTCGCAACCGACGACGAGGCGGCTAACGCGCGCGTGTACCGCGATGCCGCAGGCAAGCACCTGATGGTCAACGTAGCCGACCGCCCCGAGCTGTGCACGTTCTTTCTTCCTTCGGTCATGAGGCGCGGCAAGCTCTCGGTAGCCGTCTCGACCGAGGGCGCAAGCCCCCTTACCGCCCGCCGCCTCCGCGCCGAACTCGAAGAGCGCATACCCGAAGGCTACGAGGGCTACCTCGACGCGTTGCAGGCGCAAAGAAGCCGCGTCATCGAGGCGCTTCCCGACGAGGGCGCACGCGCTCGGTTCTGGCAGCAGGTGGCCGACAGCCGCATGTTCGCGCTGGTGAGCGCTGGCGAGCAAGAAGCCGCCCGCGCGCTGTTCGAGAGCCTGCTTTCCGAGGCGCTGCGCGAAACCGAACCGCGCGGCTAA
- the dsrP gene encoding sulfate reduction electron transfer complex DsrMKJOP subunit DsrP, which produces MLEKALRGSRGYLLWVAVLLIAIAVGVAAYANQIQNGLELTGMSRDVSWGLYISQFVFLVGVAASGVMVSIPHYLHHYKEYGKIVIIGEFMAVAAVLTAVLFVVVDLGQPMRVLNVILFPTPSSILFWDMLVLSSYLIVNLVIGWTMLNAEKKGFPPPKWTKILSYVAIPLAIGIHTVTAFLISGLPGRDYWLTAIMAARFLSSAFAAGPAVLIILCLILKKAASFDVSARAIDSLAKTVCYAMIANVFFYVLELFTAFYSNMPGHMAPFEYLFAGLNGHGQLVPVMWIGALLAFIGIGLLLVPRLRRTYKVLVPALLAVFFACMIDKGLGLVLGGFVPNSFEQVVEYTPHINEILVIVGVYGIGLLVLTVLCKVAVGVRAETRGKAESVDGGEPLVVREEPAA; this is translated from the coding sequence ATGCTTGAGAAAGCCTTGCGGGGTTCGAGGGGCTACCTGCTCTGGGTCGCCGTTTTGCTCATCGCCATAGCCGTCGGCGTGGCCGCCTATGCCAACCAGATCCAGAACGGCTTGGAGCTGACGGGCATGAGCCGCGATGTTTCCTGGGGGCTCTATATCTCCCAGTTCGTGTTTCTTGTGGGCGTGGCCGCTTCGGGCGTCATGGTGTCCATCCCGCACTACCTGCACCACTACAAGGAGTACGGAAAAATCGTCATCATCGGCGAGTTCATGGCGGTTGCCGCCGTGCTCACGGCCGTTCTGTTCGTGGTCGTCGATCTGGGCCAGCCCATGCGCGTGCTGAACGTGATTTTGTTCCCCACGCCGTCATCGATCCTGTTCTGGGACATGCTCGTGCTTTCGTCATATCTGATCGTCAACCTTGTGATCGGCTGGACGATGCTCAATGCGGAGAAGAAGGGCTTTCCGCCCCCGAAGTGGACCAAGATCTTGAGTTATGTCGCGATTCCTTTGGCCATCGGCATCCATACGGTAACCGCGTTTCTGATTTCGGGGTTGCCGGGAAGGGATTATTGGCTTACGGCCATTATGGCGGCGCGCTTTCTGTCATCTGCGTTCGCCGCGGGTCCGGCGGTGCTCATCATCTTGTGCCTGATCCTCAAGAAGGCGGCCTCGTTCGACGTGTCTGCGCGCGCCATCGACTCGCTCGCGAAAACGGTGTGCTACGCCATGATCGCGAACGTGTTCTTCTACGTGCTTGAGCTGTTCACCGCGTTTTACAGCAACATGCCGGGGCATATGGCGCCGTTCGAATACCTGTTCGCCGGGTTGAACGGGCACGGACAGCTCGTGCCTGTCATGTGGATCGGCGCGCTGCTCGCGTTCATCGGCATAGGGCTTTTGCTGGTCCCCCGTTTGCGACGCACCTACAAGGTGCTCGTTCCCGCGCTGCTTGCGGTGTTCTTCGCCTGCATGATCGATAAGGGGCTCGGCCTCGTGCTAGGCGGCTTCGTGCCGAATTCGTTCGAGCAGGTGGTCGAGTACACGCCCCATATCAACGAGATCCTCGTCATCGTGGGTGTGTACGGCATAGGGCTTTTGGTTCTGACGGTTCTGTGCAAGGTGGCCGTGGGTGTACGGGCGGAAACCAGGGGGAAGGCCGAAAGCGTTGACGGGGGCGAGCCCCTCGTCGTGCGCGAAGAACCGGCCGCATAA
- a CDS encoding TusE/DsrC/DsvC family sulfur relay protein encodes MADLVVGDRTLALDEDGFLEDASEWDEEVAAKLAETEEVELTPEHWEVINYLRGYYAEFGVAPMVRKMLRDTGKTNAEIYELFPSGPGKGACKIAGLLKPTGCV; translated from the coding sequence ATGGCTGATTTGGTGGTAGGAGATCGCACGCTCGCTCTCGACGAGGACGGGTTTCTCGAAGATGCAAGCGAGTGGGACGAAGAGGTTGCGGCGAAGCTTGCGGAAACCGAAGAGGTAGAGCTGACGCCCGAGCACTGGGAGGTCATCAACTACCTGCGCGGATACTACGCCGAGTTCGGCGTGGCCCCGATGGTGCGCAAAATGCTGCGCGACACCGGCAAGACGAATGCCGAAATCTACGAGCTGTTCCCGAGCGGCCCGGGCAAGGGAGCCTGCAAGATCGCCGGTTTGCTCAAGCCGACCGGCTGCGTGTAG
- a CDS encoding DVU0298 family protein: protein METITKEAVRALVEAGGEEKLVELFDEDPSRIRRFLTRLCYERDEVCRLRAIECFALLSRERADALPAFFTEIIRRCLWEMNEEGGNVAWSAPEIAGAVIAGSPDRFGAYFSYVACAALDEPTFGPSLIAAYDRVCQAKPSVVQDFEESVRALCERL, encoded by the coding sequence TCGCGCGCTTGTCGAAGCGGGCGGCGAAGAGAAGCTCGTCGAGCTGTTCGACGAAGATCCGAGCCGGATCAGGCGGTTTCTGACGCGCCTTTGCTACGAGCGCGACGAGGTCTGTCGGCTGCGTGCCATCGAGTGCTTCGCGCTGCTTTCACGCGAGCGCGCCGATGCGCTGCCCGCGTTCTTCACCGAGATCATTCGCCGCTGCCTGTGGGAGATGAACGAGGAGGGCGGAAACGTGGCCTGGTCGGCCCCTGAGATCGCCGGGGCGGTGATAGCGGGCTCACCCGACCGGTTCGGAGCCTATTTCTCGTACGTGGCCTGCGCGGCGCTCGACGAGCCGACGTTCGGCCCCAGCCTGATTGCGGCGTACGATCGGGTTTGCCAGGCGAAACCTTCGGTTGTGCAGGACTTCGAGGAGTCGGTGCGCGCGCTGTGCGAACGCCTTTAG
- the dsrK gene encoding sulfate reduction electron transfer complex DsrMKJOP subunit DsrK gives MANQVKQDELLDFSFDVPAAKWTDVPVEFKPGMYCHGAKPKNLEIVGLPNGHDWSVTDEDWHLPEGWKETVLNGMQDLMKKYRSFRLFMDVCVRCGACADKCHFYLGSGDPKNMPVVRAELLRSVYRRYFTTSGKLFGELVGARDLTEEVIKEWYAYFFQCTECRRCSVFCPYGIDQAEITMMGRELLNLLGLNTEWIAGPVANCYMKGNHVGLEPQTIMSNIEFLMEDLADITGKEFKPSFNRKGAEILLVVPSGDLYAEPGTYTFMGYILLLEHLGLDYTLSTYASEGGNFGFFTTNDMAKRLNAKMYAEAERLGVKWMLGGECGHMWRLVNQYMDTWNGPADFLEVPVSPITGTRFENARSTKMVHITEFTADLLHHGKLNLDPSRNDHHVVTYHDSCNTARGMGLLEEPRFIINKVCNHFHEMPEETIREKTLCCGSGAGLNAGENMEMRMRGGFPRANAVRYVRDRYGVNTLANICALDRASFPALMDYWVPGTEVAGVHELLGNALILDGETERTLDLRLREIPQKPAAPGDEGAGDCPEQGGDEHV, from the coding sequence ATGGCAAACCAAGTGAAACAAGACGAGCTGCTCGATTTCTCCTTCGACGTTCCGGCTGCGAAATGGACGGATGTGCCGGTGGAGTTCAAGCCGGGCATGTACTGCCACGGAGCGAAGCCGAAGAACCTCGAGATCGTCGGTCTGCCGAACGGACACGACTGGTCCGTGACCGATGAAGATTGGCATCTGCCCGAGGGGTGGAAGGAAACCGTTCTGAACGGCATGCAGGACCTCATGAAGAAGTACCGATCGTTTCGGCTGTTCATGGACGTGTGCGTGCGCTGCGGCGCCTGCGCCGACAAGTGCCATTTCTACCTGGGTTCGGGCGATCCAAAGAACATGCCTGTTGTGCGCGCCGAGCTCTTGCGGTCGGTGTACCGCCGCTACTTCACCACGTCGGGCAAGCTGTTCGGCGAGCTGGTGGGTGCGCGCGACCTCACCGAAGAGGTGATCAAGGAGTGGTACGCCTACTTCTTCCAATGTACGGAGTGCCGCCGGTGCTCGGTGTTCTGCCCCTACGGGATCGACCAGGCCGAAATCACCATGATGGGCAGGGAGCTCTTGAACCTGCTCGGCCTCAACACCGAGTGGATCGCAGGGCCTGTTGCCAACTGCTACATGAAGGGCAACCACGTGGGCCTCGAGCCGCAGACCATCATGAGCAACATCGAGTTTCTCATGGAGGATCTGGCCGATATCACGGGCAAGGAGTTCAAGCCCTCGTTCAACCGGAAGGGTGCCGAGATCCTGCTCGTCGTACCCTCCGGAGACCTGTACGCCGAGCCGGGAACGTATACGTTCATGGGCTACATCCTTCTGCTCGAGCATCTGGGGCTCGACTACACGCTGAGCACCTACGCTTCGGAGGGCGGCAACTTCGGCTTCTTCACGACGAACGACATGGCGAAGCGACTCAACGCGAAGATGTATGCCGAGGCCGAGCGCTTGGGCGTCAAATGGATGCTCGGCGGCGAGTGCGGCCACATGTGGCGGCTCGTGAACCAGTACATGGACACGTGGAACGGGCCGGCCGATTTCCTCGAGGTGCCGGTATCCCCGATCACGGGCACGAGGTTCGAGAACGCGCGTTCCACGAAGATGGTCCACATCACCGAATTCACGGCCGACCTGCTCCACCACGGCAAGCTCAACCTCGACCCGAGCAGGAACGACCACCATGTGGTGACCTACCACGATTCCTGCAACACGGCGCGCGGTATGGGGTTGCTCGAGGAGCCGCGCTTCATCATCAACAAGGTGTGCAACCACTTTCACGAGATGCCCGAAGAGACCATCCGCGAGAAGACGCTGTGCTGCGGCAGCGGCGCCGGGCTCAATGCGGGCGAGAACATGGAGATGCGCATGCGGGGCGGGTTCCCGCGCGCGAACGCGGTGCGCTACGTGAGGGACCGCTACGGCGTGAACACGCTCGCCAACATCTGCGCGCTCGACCGCGCGTCGTTTCCGGCGCTTATGGATTACTGGGTTCCCGGAACCGAGGTTGCGGGCGTGCACGAGCTTTTGGGCAACGCGCTCATTCTTGACGGCGAGACCGAGCGCACGCTCGACTTGAGGCTGCGGGAGATTCCCCAGAAGCCCGCTGCGCCCGGGGACGAGGGTGCAGGCGATTGCCCAGAGCAGGGGGGAGACGAGCATGTATAA